Genomic window (Streptomyces sp. TG1A-60):
AGGCAGGCCCCACGGTCGATCCGGCGTCCCGCGAGGCCAAGGTCTGGGCCGTACGCGTCACCCTCCCCGTCACCGAAGGAGAACCCGCATGATCCGTGTGCTCGTCGCCGAGGACCAGTCCGCCGTACGGGCCGGGCTGGTGCTCATCCTGCGCAGCGCACCCGACATCGAGGTGGTCGGGGAGGCGGCGGACGGGGAGCAGGCGGTGGCGCTCGCCCGGGAGCTGCGGCCGGACCTGGTGCTGATGGACGTGCAGATGCCCCGGCTGGACGGGGTCTCGGCGACCCGCCAAGTCGTCGCCGAGGATCTCGCGGACGTGCTCGTGCTCACCACCTTCGACCTCGACGAGTACGTCTTCGGTGCGCTGCGGGCCGGCGCCGCCGGGTTCCTGCTCAAGGACGCGGAGGCGAAGGACCTCATCACGGCCGTGCGGACGGTGGGGCGCGGCGAGGGCCTGATCGCCCCGGCCGTCACCCGGCGTCTGATCGCCGAGTTCGCCGGCGGGCCCGTGCGTGAGCCGACGGCCGATCCGTCCGTCCTCGGCTCACTCACCCGGCGCGAGCGGGAGGTGCTGTCCTGCCTCGGGAAAGGGCTGGCGAACGCGGAGATCGCCCAGCGGCTGGACATGGCCGAGGCGACGGTGAAGACCCACGTCAGCCGCCTGCTGGGCAAGCTCGATCTGCGCAACCGGGTCCAGGCGGCCGTGCTGGCACAGGAGTGGGGAGTCTGACCCTGGCCCGGTCCGGAGCCACCCCTCTTCCTCCCCGCCGGGGGCGCCCGGCATGAACGCACTGGTCCAGCCCCATTGACCGCCTTCGCCGGGTCCCGCAAGGCGGTCGTCGAGGACCCGCGCTGGGCCGACGTCTTCGACGGCCTCGACATCACCGACTCCCCCGGACTCCGTCCCGGGGGAGTGCCACCCAACGAGTGAACGCGGCTACGCCACGTTCACTCGTTGTCCGGGCGGGGCTGCCTCCAGCCACGCCAGGAAACCGGTCAGCGCGTCCTCGCTCATCGCCAGTTCCAGACGGGTCCCGCGGTGCTGACACGCGAGGACCACGGCGTCGGAGAGCAGCGCCAACTCCTCCTCGCCCTCGGGGGTGCGTCGCCCGGCCACCTCGATCGCCGAGCGCTCCAGAACCCGGCGGGGGCGGAAGGAGTAGGAGAAGACGCGGTACCACTCGATGCGGTCACCGTTGTAGCGGGCCACGCCGTAGCCCCAGCCCTTGCCGTTCTCGTCGCCCTTTCCGGGTTTCTCCGGGGCGTCCCAGCGGAGGCTGCAGTCGAAGGTGCCGCCGGAGCGCTGGATGAGGCGCCGGCGCAGTCCGAAGACGAAGAGCCCCACCACCACGAGCGCGATCACCGACCCGCACACAGTCAGAGCGAGGACCATCGACACCGACCTCCTCGTCTCCTAGGTAACGGAACGTAAAAAGCACCCATATTCGCCTCAGCCGCGGCTGGGTCAGGATGAGGCATCCCGTCCCAGCCGCGGCTGAGGTACAGCATCACACGACGCGCGGGCTCAGCGCGCCGCCGCCGTGCGCAGTCGTACGTCCGCGAGGCGCTCGGCGGCGGTGTCGCCCTCCGCCTTCGCGCGCTCCAGCTCGCGCCGCGCGGCCTGGACGTCGATCTCGTCTACCAGTTCGGCGACCTCGGCCAGCAGGGACAGCTTGTTGTCCGCGAACGAGATGAAACCGCCGTGCACAGCGACGACGACGGTGCCGCTCTCACTCGTACGGATGGTCACCGGGCCCGACTCCAGCACACCGAGCAGCGGCTGGTGACCGGGCATGACGCCGATGTCGCCGGACGTGGTGCGCGCGACGACCAGGGTGGCCTGCCCCGACCAGACCTCTCGGTCGGCCGCGACCAGGGCGACGTGCAGCTCAGCAGCCAAGGTGGCTCCTCGGGTCATCACCCGACGGTCCCGCCGGGTGTGGGGTACAAGTCTAGTAGGGCGCCGGGAGTCAAATCGCGCGGGCCCACCCCAGACCTTTCGGCTGGGGGTCCGGGGGGCTTCCCCGGGGGAATGCGGCAGAGGGAGTACAGAGGAGGGGCGGGACGCACCCCTGAGGTGTGGTCTCGCCCCCCACTGTTCACGAGTCGCCGGACGTCAGGAGACGCCGAGCTCCTTCGCGTTCTTCTTCAGGTCCTCGATACCACCGCACATGAAGAACGCCTGCTCCGGGAAGTGGTCGTACTCGCCGTCGATGATCGAGTTGAACGCTGCGATCGACTCGTCCAGCGGCACGTCCGACCCGTCGACGCCGGTGAACTGCTTGGCGACGTGGGTGTTCTGGGACAGGAAGCGCTCCACGCGACGGGCACGGTGGACGACGAGCTTGTCCTCCTCGCCGAGCTCGTCGATACCGAGGATCGCGATGATGTCCTGCAGGTCCTTGTACTTCTGCAGGATGCTCTTCACCCGCATGGCGGCCGTGTAGTGGTCCGCCGCGATGTACCGCGGGTCGAGGATGCGGGACGTCGAGTCCAGCGGGTCCACGGCCGGGTAGATGCCCTTCTCGGAGATCGGACGGGAGAGCACCGTCGTCGCGTCGAGGTGGGCGAAGGTGGTGGCCGG
Coding sequences:
- a CDS encoding response regulator transcription factor, which encodes MIRVLVAEDQSAVRAGLVLILRSAPDIEVVGEAADGEQAVALARELRPDLVLMDVQMPRLDGVSATRQVVAEDLADVLVLTTFDLDEYVFGALRAGAAGFLLKDAEAKDLITAVRTVGRGEGLIAPAVTRRLIAEFAGGPVREPTADPSVLGSLTRREREVLSCLGKGLANAEIAQRLDMAEATVKTHVSRLLGKLDLRNRVQAAVLAQEWGV
- a CDS encoding DUF2550 domain-containing protein, whose amino-acid sequence is MVLALTVCGSVIALVVVGLFVFGLRRRLIQRSGGTFDCSLRWDAPEKPGKGDENGKGWGYGVARYNGDRIEWYRVFSYSFRPRRVLERSAIEVAGRRTPEGEEELALLSDAVVLACQHRGTRLELAMSEDALTGFLAWLEAAPPGQRVNVA
- a CDS encoding F0F1 ATP synthase subunit epsilon, with the protein product MAAELHVALVAADREVWSGQATLVVARTTSGDIGVMPGHQPLLGVLESGPVTIRTSESGTVVVAVHGGFISFADNKLSLLAEVAELVDEIDVQAARRELERAKAEGDTAAERLADVRLRTAAAR